In one Musa acuminata AAA Group cultivar baxijiao chromosome BXJ2-5, Cavendish_Baxijiao_AAA, whole genome shotgun sequence genomic region, the following are encoded:
- the LOC135613141 gene encoding ABC transporter G family member 5-like encodes MSRFVDKISVLERLSSPMAEAEGIARGGLLVHHHHHPRGPSVTLGQLFKRVGEAHSGGGVGDEDASQPHHVVPMGEFDGAGGGGLASRPLPIVLTFTNLSYSVKRARNMFLFRKSRLAMDPAAGLATPDAFSGSKTLLDSISGEAREGEIFAVLGASGSGKSTLIDALANRIARESLQGSITLNDEKLDDQLLKVISAYVMQDDLLFPMLTVEETLMFSAEFRLPRSLSASKKKSRVQALIDQLGLRTSAKTIIGDEIHRGVSGGERRRVSIGIDIIHDPIILFLDEPTSGLDSTSAFMVTKVLQRIAHSGSIVIMSVHQPSYRILCLLDRLLFLSRGQTVYSGPPDGLRGFFSDFGHPIPANENPTEFALDLIRELEGTPTGARSLVDFNKTHQSVRLAVAAADKPSLSLNDAISASISRGKLVSGATEGAPSAPSVQNYANPFWIEVGVLTKRSFTNSKRMPELFGVRLGAVLVTGFILATIFWRLDNSPRGVQERLGFFAIAMSTMFYTCADALPVFLQERNIFMRETAHNAYRRSSYVLSHTIVGFPPLVLLSIAFASTTFFAVGLAGSMQGFFFFVLIVLASFWAGSGFVTFLSGVVTHIMLGCAVVLSVLAYFLLFSGFFIDRTRIPDYWIWFHYLSLVKYPYEAVMQNEFDDPRKCFVRGVQMFDNTPFGGLPEAIKLNVLKSISSSLGVNITSQTCITTGTNILEQQSVTQLSKWDCLWIAVAWGFFFRFLFYISLLLGSRNKRR; translated from the coding sequence ATGTCGCGGTTCGTCGACAAGATATCCGTCCTCGAGCGGCTCTCTTCCCCGATGGCGGAGGCCGAGGGCATCGCTCGCGGCGGCCTGCttgtccaccaccaccaccacccccgcGGCCCCTCCGTCACACTCGGCCAGCTCTTCAAGCGCGTCGGCGAGGCCCATAGTGGCGGCGGCGTGGGGGATGAGGACGCGTCCCAGCCCCACCACGTCGTCCCTATGGGCGAATTTGACGGCGCCGGAGGTGGCGGGTTGGCCTCCCGCCCCCTCCCTATCGTCCTCACCTTCACCAATCTCTCGTACAGCGTCAAGAGGGCCCGCAACATGTTCCTTTTCCGCAAGAGCCGCCTCGCCATGGACCCCGCCGCAGGCCTCGCGACGCCGGATGCGTTCTCCGGGAGTAAGACGCTTCTGGACTCCATCTCCGGCGAGGCCAGAGAAGGGGAGATCTTCGCGGTGCTGGGGGCCAGCGGCTCCGGAAAGTCCACCCTCATCGACGCGCTCGCTAACCGCATCGCGAGGGAGAGCCTGCAGGGCTCCATTACCCTCAACGACGAGAAGCTCGACGACCAGCTGCTGAAGGTCATCTCCGCGTACGTGATGCAGGACGACCTCCTGTTTCCCATGCTTACCGTGGAAGAGACCTTGATGTTCTCCGCTGAGTTCCGGCTGCCGCGATCTCTCTCCGCCTCGAAGAAGAAGAGCCGGGTGCAAGCGCTCATCGACCAGCTGGGCCTTCGGACCTCCGCCAAAACCATCATCGGCGACGAGATCCACCGCGGCGTCTCCGGAGGCGAGCGCCGCCGGGTTTCTATTGGCATCGACATCATCCATGACCCCATCATACTCTTCCTCGACGAGCCCACGTCCGGCCTCGACTCCACAAGCGCGTTCATGGTGACCAAGGTGCTGCAGAGGATCGCTCACAGTGGGAGCATCGTGATCATGTCGGTCCACCAGCCGAGCTACCGGATTCTCTGTCTCCTCGATCGCCTCCTTTTCCTCTCCAGAGGCCAGACCGTGTACAGTGGGCCGCCCGACGGTCTGCGCGGGTTCTTCTCTGACTTCGGCCATCCTATCCCAGCCAACGAGAACCCAACAGAATTCGCGCTCGACCTTATCCGCGAGCTCGAGGGCACTCCGACCGGTGCAAGGTCCCTCGTCGACTTCAACAAGACACATCAGAGCGTACGACTCGCCGTGGCTGCCGCGGACAAACCATCTCTTTCTCTAAATGATGCCATCAGCGCCAGCATCTCCCGCGGGAAGCTTGTTTCCGGCGCGACCGAGGGAGCGCCCTCGGCGCCGTCGGTCCAGAATTACGCCAATCCTTTCTGGATCGAGGTGGGTGTGCTGACAAAGCGGTCGTTTACCAACTCCAAGCGGATGCCAGAGCTGTTCGGCGTCCGCCTCGGCGCGGTGCTCGTCACGGGATTCATCCTGGCGACCATCTTCTGGCGGCTCGACAACTCGCCCAGGGGCGTGCAAGAACGACTCGGCTTCTTCGCCATAGCCATGTCCACCATGTTCTACACCTGCGCCGATGCGCTGCCGGTCTTCCTCCAGGAGCGCAACATCTTCATGAGGGAGACGGCACACAACGCCTACCGCCGCTCGTCCTACGTCCTCTCCCACACCATCGTCGGCTTCCCGCCGCTGGTCCTCCTGTCCATCGCCTTCGCCTCGACCACCTTCTTCGCCGTCGGCCTCGCGGGGAGCATGCAGGGGTTCTTCTTCTTCGTGCTGATCGTCCTGGCCTCCTTCTGGGCCGGCAGCGGTTTTGTGACCTTCCTCTCCGGGGTGGTGACGCATATCATGTTAGGCTGCGCCGTCGTCCTCTCCGTTCTGGCCTACTTCCTACTCTTCAGCGGCTTCTTCATCGACCGGACCCGGATCCCCGACTACTGGATCTGGTTCCACTACCTCTCACTCGTCAAGTACCCCTACGAAGCGGTGATGCAGAACGAGTTCGACGATCCGCGCAAGTGCTTCGTCCGAGGGGTGCAGATGTTCGACAACACGCCCTTCGGGGGGTTGCCGGAGGCGATCAAGTTGAACGTTCTCAAGTCCATAAGCAGTTCTTTAGGGGTGAACATAACCAGCCAGACCTGCATCACCACCGGCACCAACATCCTGGAGCAGCAGAGCGTGACGCAGCTCAGCAAGTGGGACTGCCTGTGGATCGCTGTGGCGTGGGGCTTCTTCTTTAGGTTCCTCTTCTACATCAGCCTCCTGTTGGGAAGCAGGAACAAGAGGAGGTAA
- the LOC135611919 gene encoding probable membrane-associated kinase regulator 4 has product MAKTLASYDHIAEEDEEEEDYIDMDVSCATEMGNSTTNSFLCYAIVSSPHSKEFEFQMSVQPAESEATAYPADELFYKGKLLPLHLPPRLQMVEKLEKSKEMNASEDEAAIAPATPTDRTPFGSCNISPASSCYVSGELDAEDYYRCSAELVRSNRKSSWSKKLRLIKHLSQSLKLKASKAYLKSLFNKPRRPDESCAAAQQAKECTDGSAAEARKKLVEQAQIGTHLFDDTNALGLMRSINREKHIEEDDVCYRKSFSGAMSWSHTATDSSVSLTSASSSSSSSFTGTTRSGGSNQPLLLLNRSSSLNAEVESSIQGAISHCKKSQQMISGRKSASDVGFCSLSAPIIAVARENQEKPGFCRG; this is encoded by the coding sequence ATGGCTAAGACCCTCGCTTCCTACGACCACATAGCagaagaagatgaggaagaagaagactacATCGACATGGATGTCAGCTGTGCAACAGAAATGGGTAATAGCACTACCAACAGCTTCCTCTGCTACGCCATCGTCTCCTCTCCACATTCCAAGGAGTTCGAGTTCCAAATGAGTGTCCAGCCGGCGGAGTCGGAAGCCACTGCGTACCCTGCTGATGAGCTCTTCTACAAGGGGAAGCTCCTCCCTCTGCATCTCCCTCCTCGGCTTCAAATGGTCGAGAAGCTCGAGAAGTCAAAGGAGATGAATGCCTCCGAGGACGAGGCGGCCATAGCACCAGCTACCCCTACGGATCGCACTCCATTTGGGTCGTGCAACATCTCTCCTGCCAGTTCTTGCTATGTCAGCGGCGAGCTGGATGCGGAAGACTACTACAGATGCTCGGCAGAGCTGGTAAGGTCAAATCGAAAGAGTTCTTGGTCCAAGAAGCTCAGGTTGATCAAGCACTTATCCCAGAGTCTCAAGCTGAAGGCTTCAAAGGCTTATCTCAAGTCTCTGTTCAACAAACCGCGGCGTCCCGACGAGTCATGCGCGGCCGCTCAGCAAGCCAAAGAGTGTACCGACGGCAGCGCAGCGGAAGCCAGAAAGAAACTAGTGGAGCAAGCTCAGATCGGGACTCATCTTTTCGACGACACCAATGCGCTAGGACTCATGAGGAGCATTAACAGGGAAAAGCATATAGAAGAGGACGACGTGTGCTACAGGAAGTCGTTCTCAGGCGCCATGAGCTGGAGTCACACGGCGACGGACTCATCGGTTTCGTTGACGTCCGCTTCTTCTTCGTCATCGTCATCCTTCACGGGTACGACGAGGTCCGGTGGATCCAACCAGCCCCTGCTGTTGCTTAACAGGAGCAGCAGCCTGAATGCAGAGGTGGAGAGCTCAATTCAAGGGGCGATTTCCCATTGCAAGAAGTCTCAGCAGATGATCTCTGGTAGAAAGAGTGCAAGTGATGTCGGATTTTGTTCCTTGTCTGCTCCTATAATTGCTGTCGCTCGTGAGAATCAAGAGAAGCCGGGGTTTTGCAGGGGATAA
- the LOC103986155 gene encoding receptor-like protein kinase HERK 1: protein MAIREIEARLIVFMMVAIRCVHCVFTPADNYLIDCGSLTNTTIGTRVFVADVSLSSTLTPPSNNLANTSQNSVPSVPTSYGTALFRNARVFRERSSYSFQIKAHGRHFVRLYFFPFVSGGYNLSAATFGVSIQDVVLLNKFQPRANATVVKEFSLNITSDTLILTFAPSTNTSLAFVNAIEVVSVPDNLIHDTAKIVDPQGKYHGLSGQALETIYRINMGGPQVLPGDDTLWRTWENDQKFLLTPGLSQSFNSTGKINYMDGATEEIAPQVVYATVVELSKDAQNTTGANVNVTWQFSVDANWDYLIRFHFCDIVSKSAIDLLFNVYINAWLASEVELSLITFNNLATAVFMDFVLKADDASGKLSVSINPSPITDGLPNAILNGLEIMKINGSAGPAVVVIPPGSNKNFGIILGSILGAVTVVVVAIILCVVLRKRKLAKQSSKTWVPFSIDGLTSHSTVSQTSNEAAFKIGQNGDLGYRFSFTVLQEATNNFDENWVIGVGGFGKVYKGVLRDETKVAVKRGNPKSQQGLNEFRTEIELLSRLRHRHLVSLIGYCDEKNEMILVYEYMEKGTLKSHLYGSDLPPLVWKQRLEICIGSARGLHYLHTGQAKAIIHRDVKSANILLDENLLAKVADFGLSKTGPELDQTHVSTAVKGSFGYLDPEYFRRQRLTEKSDVYSFGVVLLEVLCARPVIDPTLPREMVNLAEWGMKWQKRGELEQIVDTRIAGSVRPESLRKFGETIEKCLADSGVERPSMGDVLWNLEYVLHLQDADPSVSEIDSINRITELSPQVQNINTIFESAHAEEGGTSVHNDLTDVSMSKVFSQLIKSEGR, encoded by the coding sequence ATGGCCATTAGGGAAATCGAAGCGAGACTCATCGTCTTCATGATGGTTGCGATTCGATGCGTCCACTGTGTATTTACCCCTGCAGACAATTACCTGATCGACTGTGGGTCTCTGACCAATACAACCATCGGCACTAGAGTTTTCGTGGCCGACGTCTCGCTTTCCTCGACCTTGACACCCCCCTCAAACAACTTAGCCAATACCTCACAGAACTCGGTCCCTTCGGTCCCTACTTCCTACGGCACGGCGCTCTTCCGGAACGCCCGGGTCTTCAGGGAACGCTCCTCCTACTCTTTCCAAATCAAGGCGCACGGCAGACACTTCGTTCGCCTGTACTTCTTCCCCTTCGTGTCCGGAGGCTACAACCTCAGTGCAGCAACCTTCGGCGTGTCGATCCAAGATGTTGTCCTTCTCAACAAATTCCAGCCTCGGGCGAATGCAACGGTCGTCAAGGAATTCTCATTGAACATAACCAGCGACACTCTTATCCTTACATTTGCACCATCGACAAACACTTCCCTTGCCTTTGTGAATGCCATTGAAGTTGTTTCGGTTCCTGATAATCTAATCCATGATACTGCAAAGATCGTTGATCCTCAAGGCAAGTACCATGGTTTATCAGGCCAGGCATTGGAGACGATTTACCGGATCAACATGGGTGGGCCTCAGGTCCTTCCAGGCGACGATACGCTGTGGAGAACCTGGGAAAATGATCAGAAATTTCTGCTCACTCCTGGTCTATCCCAGTCATTTAATTCCACCGGAAAGATCAATTATATGGATGGAGCTACCGAGGAGATTGCCCCTCAAGTCGTGTATGCCACGGTTGTAGAGTTGTCTAAAGATGCCCAAAATACTACCGGTGCCAATGTTAACGTGACATGGCAGTTCAGCGTGGATGCTAACTGGGACTACCTGATAAGGTTTCATTTTTGTGATATAGTCAGTAAATCGGCTATTGATTTATTGTTTAATGTTTATATCAATGCATGGCTTGCTTCTGAAGTTGAGCTCAGTCTAATCACATTTAACAATTTGGCTACAGCTGTTTTTATGGATTTTGTTCTAAAGGCTGATGATGCCTCTGGTAAGCTTAgtgttagtatcaatccttcacCCATAACCGATGGTTTACCAAATGCCATTCTCAATGGCCTTGAGATAATGAAGATAAATGGCTCTGCTGGTCCGGCAGTGGTTGTCATACCACCTGGTTCAAATAAAAATTTTGGCATCATACTGGGCTCAATCCTTGGAGCAGTTACGGTGGTTGTCGTTGCTATTATTCTTTGCGTGGTTCTTAGGAAAAGGAAGCTCGCAAAACAGAGTTCCAAAACTTGGGTGCCTTTCTCCATCGATGGCTTGACTTCTCACAGCACGGTAAGTCAGACTTCCAATGAAGCTGCTTTTAAAATTGGGCAGAATGGAGACCTTGGTTATCGTTTCTCTTTCACTGTGCTGCAAGAAGCAACAAACAACTTTGATGAGAATTGGGTGATTGGGGTTGGAGGTTTCGGGAAGGTCTACAAGGGAGTGCTAAGAGATGAAACAAAAGTGGCAGTGAAGAGGGGCAATCCAAAATCTCAACAAGGTCTCAATGAGTTCCGCACCGAAATTGAACTTCTGTCACGCCTGCGCCACCGCCACCTGGTTTCTCTTATCGGGTACTGTGATGAGAAGAATGAGATGATTCTTGTTTACGAGTACATGGAAAAGGGCACTCTTAAGAGCCATCTATATGGTTCAGATCTTCCTCCTCTTGTTTGGAAGCAGAGATTGGAAATTTGTATTGGATCAGCCAGAGGATTGCACTACCTTCATACCGGTCAAGCCAAGGCTATCATCCACCGTGATGTTAAATCTGCAAATATTCTACTTGATGAGAATCTCTTGGCAAAGGTTGCTGATTTTGGGCTCTCGAAGACTGGGCCTGAGTTGGATCAGACCCATGTCAGCACCGCCGTAAAGGGGAGTTTCGGATATCTTGATCCTGAGTACTTCCGGAGGCAACGGTTGACAGAGAAATCTGATGTGTATTCATTTGGAGTAGTTTTGCTTGAAGTGCTTTGTGCGAGGCCGGTCATTGATCCCACCCTACCAAGAGAGATGGTGAATTTAGCAGAGTGGGGAATGAAGTGGCAAAAGAGGGGTGAGTTGGAGCAGATTGTTGATACTCGGATTGCAGGATCCGTTAGGCCTGAATCTCTAAGGAAATTTGGGGAGACGATCGAGAAATGCCTGGCAGACTCGGGTGTGGAGCGCCCCTCGATGGGAGATGTCCTTTGGAACTTGGAGTATGTGCTACATCTACAAGACGCAGATCCTAGTGTTTCTGAGATCGATAGTATCAATCGCATTACCGAACTTTCACCGCAGGTTCAAAACATCAACACCATCTTTGAGAGTGCCCATGCGGAGGAAGGTGGTACGTCAGTGCATAATGATCTTACAGACGTCTCCATGAGTAAGGTTTTCTCACAGTTGATCAAGTCAGAGGGTCGGTAA